The Canis aureus isolate CA01 chromosome X, VMU_Caureus_v.1.0, whole genome shotgun sequence region TCTCCGCAGCCCGAGGCCCGTGGCTCCGCGGCCCGACGCCCGACCGTCCGCAGCCCGGGGTCTCCGCAGCCCGAGGCCCGTGGCTCCGCGGCCCGACGCCCGAGCGTCCGCAGCCCGGGGTCTCCGCAGCCCGAGGCCCGTGGCTCCGCGGCCCGACGCCCGAGCGTCCGCAGCCCGGGGTCTCCGCAGCCCGAGGCCCGTGGCTCCGCGGCCCGACGCCCGAGCGTCCCCAGCCGGGCCGCAGCCGGGCCGCAGCCCGAGGCCCCGCGCCGAGCGCCGCCGAGGCCCCGCGCGCGGCTCAGGGGGAGCCGTGGAGGGCGGGCCGGCCGCCCGAGGTCGTGCCGCTCGCGCAGCGCCCGCGCGGGGCTGGCCTTCTCCGTGTGCCAGATGGAGCGCCTCCTGCGGGCCGGCCGCTACGCCAAGCGCCTGGGCGCGTCCGCCCCCATCTTCCTGGCGGCCGTCATCCAGTTCCTGACGGCCACCGTGCTGGGGCTGGCGGGCGACGAGGCCCGGCACAGGCGCACCGCGTACATCACCCCGGAGCTCGTGGACCGGGCGCTGCACAACCACGAGCTGCTCAGCGGCTTGTTCACGATGACCACCGTGTCCCAGGTGGCCCCGGCCCGGTACTAGCCGCCCCCGGCCCCTGatgcccgccgccgcccggggagCCGCCGGGGGGGCTCGGTGACCCCCGCGTCCCCGCAATAAAAGGCGCAGAGACAACCAGACGTGTGCGCCTCGCTCACTGGGTGCGGGACGGCGCCtcggggggagggcgggggggcgggggggaggttgGGGTTTGGGGTTGTGGgcgaggttggggtgggggtgcggggctCGGGGATGACGGGGGGTTGGGGTGCCCTCGGCGGTGCACGATGGGGGTGATGG contains the following coding sequences:
- the LOC144308297 gene encoding uncharacterized protein LOC144308297, producing the protein MSGVHVGARELLHARGWRPMPSARRRASDFPPFLAGEGRANEDAVTSSGLRVTACAAGRGGGVAFIRSGASSPAAQSSGAAGPARRTAVHPGAPLCAPTPSFGSAARGWSLHSPSARPVSPQPEVGLCSPRSDSLQPEARLSAARARGRCLSVRSPMSLQPKPHVPAARRPTVRSPGSPQPEARGSAARRPTVRSPGSPQPEARGSAARRPSVRSPGSPQPEARGSAARRPSVRSPGSPQPEARGSAARRPSVPSRAAAGPQPEAPRRAPPRPRARLRGSRGGRAGRPRSCRSRSARAGLAFSVCQMERLLRAGRYAKRLGASAPIFLAAVIQFLTATVLGLAGDEARHRRTAYITPELVDRALHNHELLSGLFTMTTVSQVAPARY